A single Mus caroli chromosome 15, CAROLI_EIJ_v1.1, whole genome shotgun sequence DNA region contains:
- the Lgals2 gene encoding galectin-2 — MSEKFEVKDLNMKPGMSLKIKGKIHNDVDRFLINLGQGKETLNLHFNPRFNESTIVCNTSEGGRWGQEQRENHMCFSPGSEVKITITFQDKDFKVTLPDGHQLTFPNRLGHNQLHYLSMGGLQISSFKLE; from the exons ATGTCG GAGAAATTTGAGGTCAAAGACCTGAACATGAAACCAGGGATGTCCCTGAAGATTAAAGGCAAGATCCACAATGATGTGGACCG CTTCCTCATTAACCTGGGCCAGGGGAAAGAAACCCTCAACCTGCATTTTAACCCTCGCTTCAATGAATCCACCATTGTCTGTAACACCAGTGAAGGTGGCCGCTGGGGACAAGAGCAACGAGAAAATCACATGTGCTTCAGTCCAGGGTCAGAGGTCAAG ATCACCATCACCTTCCAAGATAAAGACTTCAAGGTGACGTTGCCTGACGGACACCAGCTGACCTTCCCCAACAGGCTGGGCCACAACCAACTGCACTACTTGAGCATGGGCGGGCTCCAGATCTCCTCCTTCAAACTGGAGTGA